In the genome of Bradyrhizobium ottawaense, the window CTCCTTCACCGGCGGCGAGAACGGCCTGCGCGGCTTCACCGTCGACCGCATCAGCCTGTTCGGCCTCCAGGTCAATTTCCTCGATCCCATCAACAAATATTACGTGCTGATGGCCTTCGCGGCGCTGGCGATGTGGTTCCAGTCGCGCATCCTGAACTCGCCGTTCGGGGCCGTCATCGAGGCGATCCGCGAGAACGAGCAGCGCGCGCGGGCCTGCGGCTACGACGTCGAGCGCAGCAAGCTGGTCGTGTTCATGCTGTCGGGCGCGATCTCCTCGCTCGGCGGTTGCATGCTGGCGCTGCATCTGTCGATCGTGCCGCTCGACATCCTGCACTACCAGACCTCGGGTATGATCGTGATGATGGTGCTGCTCGGCGGTGCCCGCAGCTTTTTCGGACCCTTCGTCGGCGCGGCGAGCTTCCTGATCCTGGAGGATGTCATCTCGCTCTGGACGCCGCATTGGCAGATCTTCGTCGGCGCAATCTTCGTGCTGTTCGTGCTGTTCCTGCCCAAGGGCATCTGGGGCACGCTGCTGGATGCCCTTCGCATCGGAAAGGCGCGGCGATGAGCGGCGAACTGCTTCGCGCCGAGGGAATCGGCAAGCGCTTCGGCGGCTTTGTCGCGCTCGAGGATATTACCTTGTCCTTTGCGGCGGGGCAGCTCACCTCGATCATCGGGCCGAACGGTGCCGGCAAGAGCACGTTCTTCAACATCCTCTCAGGTGCACTGACGCCGACCTCCGGCAAGCTCCATTTCCGGGGGCGTGAGCTGAACGGCCTGCCGCAGCACCGCTTCGTGCACCAGGGCATTTCACGGTCCTACCAGATCACCAACATCTTTCCGGACCTGTCGGTGCACGAAAACGTCCGCGTCGCCGCCCAGGCGCTGACCGTGAGCTATGACATCTGGCGGAATCGCGCGCGGCTGACCGAATTGCATGCGCGTGCCGATGCGGCACTCGACGCGGTGGGGCTTCTCGGCAGGCGAAGCGAATTTGCAAAGTTCCTCTCGCACGGCCAGCAGCGCGCGCTGGAGATCGCGATCGCGCTGGTCTCCGAGCCCGAGTTGCTGCTGCTCGACGAGCCGACCGCCGGCATGGGTCCCGAAGAGACCAAGGACATGGTCGCGCTGCTGGAACGGCTCGCCGACAAGCGCACGGTACTGCTGGTGGAGCACAAGATGAAGATGGTGCTGGGCCTGTCCAAGCGCGTCGTGGTGCTGCACCACGGCCGCCTGCTCGCGGACGGCGCGCCGGACGAGATCAGGAGCAATCCGGAAGTCCGCCGGGTCTATCTCGGACAGAGTGAAGGTTATGGCTGAGACAGCGCTGCTCGAAATCGAAGATCTCCACGCCTGGTATGGCGCGAGCCACATCCTCCACGGCATTTCGCTGCACGTGAAGGAGGGCGAGGTGGTTGCCCTCGTCGGTCGCAACGGCGCCGGCAAGACCACGACCTTGCGAACCATGATGGGCCTGA includes:
- a CDS encoding branched-chain amino acid ABC transporter permease, yielding MTHPSSGEALAKPAPSGLGRLLDHRVLLSIAVLAILPWLLPSKALAVNVLIYGVVVMGYNLLFGYTGLLSFGQAAFFGAGAYFTGIAIGRYGVPWFAAVALAVGLSTCLAALIGIVSTRTRGIYFSMVTLALAQLVYYVALQASSFTGGENGLRGFTVDRISLFGLQVNFLDPINKYYVLMAFAALAMWFQSRILNSPFGAVIEAIRENEQRARACGYDVERSKLVVFMLSGAISSLGGCMLALHLSIVPLDILHYQTSGMIVMMVLLGGARSFFGPFVGAASFLILEDVISLWTPHWQIFVGAIFVLFVLFLPKGIWGTLLDALRIGKARR
- a CDS encoding ABC transporter ATP-binding protein, producing MSGELLRAEGIGKRFGGFVALEDITLSFAAGQLTSIIGPNGAGKSTFFNILSGALTPTSGKLHFRGRELNGLPQHRFVHQGISRSYQITNIFPDLSVHENVRVAAQALTVSYDIWRNRARLTELHARADAALDAVGLLGRRSEFAKFLSHGQQRALEIAIALVSEPELLLLDEPTAGMGPEETKDMVALLERLADKRTVLLVEHKMKMVLGLSKRVVVLHHGRLLADGAPDEIRSNPEVRRVYLGQSEGYG